The window GATGAAGAACGGTGCCGACATCCGGCTCGCGGTCGACGTGGTCGAAGACCTGTTTCGCCTGCCCGACCTCACCCACGTAGTGATCGTCGCTGGTGACAGCGACTACATCCCCCTCGCTCAGCGGGCGGCACGACTCGGGCGTTACGTCGTCGGCATCGGAGTCGCCGGGTCGACCAGCAAGTTTCTTGCGGCAGCATGCGATGAGTTCGCCGATTACGACGGACTCCCCGGCATCGCTGAGGATGCCCCATCGGTAGAGGTCGAGCAGGTGCCCGAGACGGGCGAGAATGCCGCCGGTGGCACCACCGACGGCGGCGATTCCGCGGCCGAAACCGGCAAAAAGGGCAGCCACCGCGCAAGCAGAAAATCCGCCGAACCCGCAGATGCTCGCGCAGCCGCACCCAGCAAGAGAGCAATGCAGGCGGCCCAGCAGGCGGCTTCTGCCCTGCTCGTGCGCGCGCTGCGACTGGGCCACGCCAAGAATGACGCCGAATGGCTGGGAAGCTCGGGAGTCAAGAACCAGATGCTGCGGATGGACCCGTCGTTTCAGGAATCGGCGCTCGGGTATAAGAACTTCACCGACTTCGTGAAGTCGCGCGGAAACATCGTCGAACTGAACGAAGACGGCCTCTCTCGGCGCCTCCGGCTGCGGGAGAACGGCGAAAAGTAGCGTTCTCGTTCTCCAGCTTTGTGTCGCATACTGTGCGACATGCTCACGATCGGTTCAATTGTGTGGGGTGTGCGCGACCTTGAGCGCGGCATCGAATTCTGGTCGAACGCCCTCGGCTACGGCCCGAGGGATGAGCCCGATGACGACTGGGTGATTCTGGCCCCTCACGACGGTGCTGGGCCGCAACTCGCGCTCAGTCTTGTGTCTTCTGCTGCCAGCACGCGGCGCCGCCATCACCTCGATCTCTACGCCGACGACCAATCGGCCGAGGTCGCCCGGCTGGTCAGCCTCGGGGCGCAGCGGG is drawn from Salinibacterium hongtaonis and contains these coding sequences:
- a CDS encoding NYN domain-containing protein — encoded protein: MAEPTEGRVAVYIDFDNIVISRFDQIYGRGHFLKEHIRSITADSVRDDRDLASRLDRATVDIGAVLDYASSFGSIVISRAYADWSIEVNSSYRGQLMERAVDLVQLFPAVRSMKNGADIRLAVDVVEDLFRLPDLTHVVIVAGDSDYIPLAQRAARLGRYVVGIGVAGSTSKFLAAACDEFADYDGLPGIAEDAPSVEVEQVPETGENAAGGTTDGGDSAAETGKKGSHRASRKSAEPADARAAAPSKRAMQAAQQAASALLVRALRLGHAKNDAEWLGSSGVKNQMLRMDPSFQESALGYKNFTDFVKSRGNIVELNEDGLSRRLRLRENGEK
- a CDS encoding VOC family protein gives rise to the protein MLTIGSIVWGVRDLERGIEFWSNALGYGPRDEPDDDWVILAPHDGAGPQLALSLVSSAASTRRRHHLDLYADDQSAEVARLVSLGAQRVEWDYEDDADYVVLEDPDGNRFCVIEASEQLARASH